Part of the Mauremys reevesii isolate NIE-2019 linkage group 4, ASM1616193v1, whole genome shotgun sequence genome is shown below.
gggtccagtcgtcccctccctgCCGAACTCattactgggtccagtcgtcccctccccgccgagcttgttactgggtccagtcgtcccctcccagccgagctcgttactgggtccagtcgtcccctccccgccgagctcgctactgggtccagtcgtccccttcCCGCTGAGCTCtctcctgggtccagtcgtcccctccccgccgagctcgctcctgggtccagtcgtcccctcccagccgagctcgctcctgggtccagtcgtccccttcCCGCCAAGCTcgctactgggtccagtcgtcccctcccagcCGAGCTCGTTACTgcgtccagtcgtcccctccccgccgagctcgctactgggtccagtcgtccccttcCCGCCGAGCTCtctcctgggtccagtcgtcccctccccgccgagctcgctcctgggtccagtcgtcccctcccagccgagctcgctcctgggtccagtcgtcccgtccccgccgagctcgttactgggtccagtcgcCCTCCCGCCGAGctcgttactgggtccagtcgtcccctcccgccgagctcgttactgggtccagtcgtcccctccccgccgagctagctactgggtccagtcgtcccgtcCCCGCCGAGCTCgctcctgggtccagtcgtcccctcccagccgagctcgatactgggtccagtcgtcacCCCCGGGTCGAGCTCgctcctgggtccagtcgtcccctccccgccgagctcgctactgggtccagtcgtcccctccccgccgagctcgttactgggtccagtcgtcccctccccgccgagctcgttactgggtccagtcgtcccctccccgccgagctcgttactgggtccagtcgtcccctccccgccgagctcgttactgggtccagtcgtcccttCCCCGCCGAGCTCgctcctgggtccagtcgtcTCCCCCCCGCTGAGctcgttactgggtccagtcgtcccctcccagccgagctcggtactgggtccagtcgtcccctcccgccgagctcgttactgggtccagtcgtcccctccccgccgagctcgttactgggtccagtcgtcccctccccgccgagctCGTTCCTGGGTCCAGTCTTCCCCTACACGCCGAGCTCActcctgggtccagtcgtcctCCCAGCCGAGCTCtctcctgggtccagtcgtcccctccccgccgagctctctcctgggtccagtcgtcccctccccgccgagctcgttactgggtccagtcgtcccctcccagccgagctctctcctgggtccagtcgtcccctccccgccgagctcgttactgggtccagtcgtcccctcccagccgagctcgctcctgggtccagtcgtcccctccctgCCGAActcgttactgggtccagtcgtcccctcccagccgagctctctcctgggtccagtcgtcccctccccgccgagctcgctactgggtccagtcgtcccctcccagccgagctcgatcctgggtccagtcgtcccctcccagccgagctcgatcctgggtccagtcgtcccctccctgCCGAActcgttactgggtccagtcgtcccctccccgccAAGCTCgctcctgggtccagtcgtcccctcccagccgagctccttactgggtccagtcgtcccctccccaccgagctcgttactgggtccagtcgtcccttCCCCGCCGAGCTCgctcctgggtccagtcgtcTCCCCCCCGCTGAGctcgttactgggtccagtcgtcacctcccagcccagctcgcTGCTGGGTCCATTCGTCCCCTCCCTGCCGAGctcgttactgggtccagtcgtcccctccccgccgagctcgttactgggtccagtcgtcccctccccgccgagctcggtcctgggtccagtcgtcccctccccgccgagctctcctgggtccagtcgtcctCCCAGCCGAGCTCtctcctgggtccagtcgtcccctccccgccgagctctctcctgggtccagtcgtccctccccgccgagctcgttactgggtccagtcgtcccctcccagccgagctctctcctgggtccagtcgtcccctccccgccgagctcgttactgggtccagtcgtcccctcccagccgagctcgctcctgggtccagtcgtcccctccctgCCGAActcgttactgggtccagtcgtcccctcccagccgagctctctcctgggtccagtcgtcccctccccgccgagctCGCTCCGGGGTCCCGTCGTCCCCTCCCAGCCGAGCTCgatcctgggtccagtcgtcccctcccagccgagctcgatcctgggtccagtcgtcccctccctgCCGAActcgttactgggtccagtcgtcccctccccgcccagctcgctcctgggtccagtcgtcccctcccagccgagctcattactgggtccagtcgtcccctccccaccgagctcgttactgggtccagtcgtcccctccccgccAAGCTCgctcctgggtccagtcgtcccctcccagccgagctcgttactgggtccagtcgtcccctcccagcagagctcgttactgggtccagtcgtcccctccccgccgagctcgctactgggtccagtcgtcccctcccagccgagctctctcctgggtccagtcgtcccctcccagcCGAGCTCTCTCCTGGGTCCAGTCTTCACCCCCGTGTCGAGCTcgctactgggtccagtcgtccccttcCCGCCAAGctcgttactgggtccagtcTTCACCCACGTGTCGAGCTcgctactgggtccagtcgtcccctccccgccgagctcgttactgggtccagtcgtcccctcccagccgagctcactcctgggtccagtcgtcccctccccgccgagctcgctactgggtccagtcgtcccctcacTGCCGAACTCattactgggtccagtcgtccccttcCCGCCAAGCTcgctactgggtccagtcgtccccttcCCGCCGAGCTCgctcctgggtccagtcgtcccctccctgCCGAACTCattactgggtccagtcgtcccctccccgccgagcttgttactgggtccagtcgtcccctcccagccgagctcgttactgggtccagtcgtcccctccccgccgagctcgctactgggtccagtcgtccccttcCCGCTGAGCTCtctcctgggtccagtcgtcccctccccgccgagctcgctcctgggtccagtcgtcccctcccagccgagctcgctcctgggtccagtcgtcccctcccagcCGAGCTCGCTCCTGGGTCCAGTCGCCCCTCCTGCCGAACTCattactgggtccagtcgtcccctcccgcCGAGCTtgttactgggtccagtcgtcccctcccagccgagctcgttactgggtccagtcgtccctcCTCCCGCCGAGCTcgctactgggtccagtcgtccccttcCGCTGAGCTCtctcctgggtccagtcgtcccctccccgccgagctCGAGACTGGGTCCTGTCGTCCCCTCCCAGCCGAGCTCgctcctgggtccagtcgtccccgcCCAGCCGAGCTCgctcctgggtccagtcgtcccctgcCCGCCAAGCTcgctactgggtccagtcgtcccctccccgccgagctcgttactgggtccagtcgtcccctccccgccgagctcgctactgggtccagtcgtcccctacCCGCCGAGCTCgctcctgggtccagtcgtcccctccccgccgagctcgctcctgggtccagtcgtcccctcccagcCGAGCTCGCTACTGGGTCCAGTCCCCTCCCAGCCGAGCTCgctcctgggtccagtcgtcccctcccagccgagctcgctcctgggtccagtcgtcccctcccagccgagctcgttactgggtccagtcgtcccctccccgccgagctcgctactgggtccagtcgtcccctccccgccgagctcgttactgggtccagtcgtcccctccccgccgagctcgctactgggtccagtcgtcccctcccagccgagctctctcctgggtccagtcgtcccctcccagccgagctctctcctgggtccagtcgtcccctcccagcCGAGCTCTCTCCTGGGTCCAGTCTTCACCCCCGTGTCGAGCTCGCTACTGGGTCcagttctctcccctccccccgtcctcgctactgggtccagttctgtccCCCCCCGCCGACCGcgctactgggtccagtcgtccccccCCCGCCGACCTcgctactgggtccagtcgtcccctccctgCCGAGCTCgctcctgggtccagtcgtccccccCTCGCCGAGctcgttactgggtccagtcgtccacTCCCTGCCGAGCTCGCTACTGGGcccagtcgtcccctccccgccgagctcgttactgggtccagtcgtccacTCCCTGCCGAGctcgttactgggtccagtcgtccacTCCCTGCCGAGCTCGCTACTGGGTCCAGTTgtcccctccccgccgagctcgttactgggtccagtcgtcccctccccgccgagctcgctactgggtccagtcgtcccctccccgccgagctcgctactgggtccagtcgtcccctccccgccgagctcgttactgggtccagtcgtcccctccccgccgagctcgctactgggtccagtcgtcccctccctgCCGAGCTcgctactgggtccagtcgtcccctccccgccgagctcgctactgggtccagtcgtcccctccccgccgagctcgctactgggtccagtcgtcccctccctgCCGAGCTCGCTCCTGGATCCAGTTGTCCCCTCCCtgatgtgctggctgctgagcAGCGCCTTCTGTTGGCTGTGCTGCTTCAGAGCCATGTCTTCTACTTCCACAGCTGtactgggctgggctggaaatGCCACCTGTGCTGCCAGCTGTGCCTGTGAGGAggctgccccctctccctcctcatcccgggctcccagctccccctctgaCTCTGgatctttctgtgtgttccaggatGACGCCCTTGTCCCCACGTCAGATGCTTTTGATCCAGAAAAATTGGAACTTGCTGGAAAAGAAACCGAGCGGGAGGGTGAGTCTCTGAGGGCCCCCCGAAGTCAGTTCCTTTGGTAGAACTGGAGCCCCCAGCACCTGGCAGGGCCcaggctgcccccagccctgcctgggaaCAAAGGGTTAATCCAGGCCCCACAGGCTCCGGCCAGTTCATCGGTTGGGTCTCCTGATATTTAGGCCCAGCCCCTCACCAGTCCTGGCCTCCATTGCGAGAACTGAAATGGGTTTAAGCCAGTTCCTGATTCTGTGGGGGAGCCCTGACTCACGCTCGAGCCAGAGGGGCTGGTGCATACAGCTGGCCCCATGTGATCCCCTCAGCCCCCCATGCAGTGtccccccatcctcccaccgTGGGATCCACAGGCACACACAGCGGAAGGAGATGGACCCCCTAGCGTTACCCCTCCGGAGTCGCTCTCCACTCCTGCCCTCACCTGTGCCCTGCGCCCCGTCCTGCTCCTGTGTCTCGCTCTGCTCCCGGCCCTGAGCAGGTAACAGCGGCTGCTGCTCAGACCCCTCCCCGGCATCGCTGACCCCGTCAGTCCCCATCAGCACCGTGTCCTCGCCGCGCGTCTTGTCTCTGCGCCCAGCTGGGGCCTCGGGGGGCGTCTCCACTGCGCTGTAAGAACCTAGATAGAGACAATGAGACAGACGGGGTCAGAGCGACACGCAGGGTCAGTGTGGGGGGGTCTGGGAGACGCGTCCGGCCGGAGCTGGGGGCCGGGAACGGCAGATCCCTGAGAGCAGGAGGGTGAAACCTCCCCTGGGGAGGGGccctgctgcagggggctcagtcTGTAGAGAGACCCCCAACCCCGCAGCTCCTGGGGTGTCCCTGGCTGTGCCCCTGTCCTCTCATCCTCCCCGGACTCCCTGTTCCCGCTGGGGCCATGCAGCCCCCAAAGCCTCTGCAGTGTCCctgtcccctcagcctctccggACTCTGCTCCTGCTGGGTCCCCACAGCCACTGGGCTGGGCTCGTGTTACCTTTCTGCGCCCTCCTCCGTCTCCAGCAGTAAATGGCTAACCCAGTCACCATGACTAGCAGCAGCGCGATGCAGACCCCAGTGATGGCCTTCGAAGGAGCCGCGCCTGCACCTGCTGATGAAGGAGCGGGGAAGTCAGAGCCTGCTTGGAGAGGCTCCCTGTGAAGCGCACTGCCCTCCCCAGGGaccccagggccaggaccccCAGCCAGGGGAaccccagggccagccccccccagccaggggaaCCCCAGGGCCAGGCCCCCCAGCCAGGGGACATGGGAGACCCCAGGGGTTTCTGGGCTGTGTGTGACGGCAGAGTGGGATGAACATACCCAGACTGAGTGTCTCTGCAGGGCCCCAGCGCCCGTGAGCACAGGGCAGACAGTGCCCCATGGCTGGGTCCTTGGTTGCAGGGGCCGaaggagacaggccctgcccagctcccggCACTGCAGCTCAGTGGAGGAGGGACATTGTGCTGGGACCAGACGGCCTCACTGCACTGGCCTCTAACCCGCCGAGACCCCAGTTCAGAGGTTAgtgggtgtcacggagtgtgggggagtccggccctgcacccccgtctttctgcgattcaccaggactctcagccaggcagtaaagcagaaggttta
Proteins encoded:
- the LOC120404148 gene encoding uncharacterized protein LOC120404148 — its product is MTPHEVPPTTCAGAAPSKAITGVCIALLLVMVTGLAIYCWRRRRAQKGSYSAVETPPEAPAGRRDKTRGEDTVLMGTDGVSDAGEGSEQQPLLPAQGREQSETQEQDGAQGTASSNFSGSKASDVGTRASSWNTQKDPESEGELGARDEEGEGAASSQAQLAAQVAFPAQPSTAVEVEDMALKQHSQQKALLSSQHIREGTTGSRSELGREGTTGPRDDWTQERARLGGDDWTQERARLGGDDRTQSRARRGGDDWTQERAQRKGTTGPSSELGGRRDDWTQ